A region from the Citrobacter koseri ATCC BAA-895 genome encodes:
- the dtpA gene encoding dipeptide/tripeptide permease DtpA — protein sequence MSTANNKPTESVSLNAFKQPKSFYLIFSIELWERFGYYGLQGIMAVYLVKQLGMSEADSITLFSSFSALVYGLVAIGGWLGDKVLGTKRVIMLGAIVLAIGYGLVAWSGHDVAIVYMGMATIAVGNGLFKANPSSLLSTCYAKDDPRLDGAFTMYYMSINIGSFFSMLATPWLAAKFGWSVAFALSFVGMLITVVNFLFCRSWVKDYGSKPDFEAVHFGKLLATIAGVIVLIAIATWLLHNQGIARMVLGVIALGIVIIFGKEAFAMQGAARRKMIVAFILMLEAIIFFVLYSQMPTSLNFFAIRNVEHTILGIAVEPEQYQALNPFWIIIGSPILAAIYNKMGDTLPMPTKFAIGMVLCSGAFLVLPLGAKFATDAGIVSVNWLILSYGLQSIGELMISGLGLAMVAQLVPQRLMGFIMGSWFLTTAGANLIGGYVAGMMAVPENVTDPLMSLEVYGRVFLQIGVATAVIAALMLITAPKLNRMTQDDEENAKAAKTATA from the coding sequence GTGTCTACTGCAAACAATAAACCAACTGAAAGCGTCAGTTTGAACGCTTTCAAACAACCGAAATCGTTCTATCTCATTTTCTCTATTGAGTTATGGGAGCGTTTTGGTTATTACGGCCTGCAAGGAATTATGGCCGTCTACCTGGTTAAACAACTGGGTATGTCAGAAGCGGATTCCATCACCCTTTTCTCTTCCTTTAGCGCCCTGGTGTATGGTCTGGTCGCCATTGGCGGCTGGTTAGGGGATAAAGTTCTGGGCACCAAACGCGTCATTATGCTGGGTGCTATCGTACTGGCGATTGGTTATGGCCTGGTCGCCTGGTCCGGTCATGATGTTGCAATCGTCTATATGGGTATGGCGACCATCGCCGTAGGTAACGGTCTGTTCAAAGCGAACCCGTCTTCTCTGCTGTCGACCTGCTATGCCAAAGATGACCCGCGTCTGGACGGTGCATTCACCATGTACTACATGTCCATCAACATCGGTTCCTTCTTCTCTATGCTGGCGACGCCGTGGCTTGCCGCAAAATTCGGCTGGAGCGTGGCGTTTGCCCTGAGCTTCGTCGGCATGCTCATCACGGTGGTTAACTTCCTGTTCTGCCGCAGTTGGGTTAAAGATTACGGCTCAAAACCAGACTTCGAAGCGGTACATTTCGGTAAATTGCTGGCGACTATCGCAGGCGTTATCGTGCTGATCGCTATCGCGACCTGGCTGCTGCACAACCAGGGCATTGCACGTATGGTTCTGGGCGTGATCGCTCTGGGTATCGTGATTATCTTTGGTAAAGAAGCGTTCGCGATGCAGGGCGCGGCACGTCGTAAAATGATCGTCGCATTCATCCTGATGCTGGAAGCGATTATCTTCTTTGTGCTGTACAGCCAGATGCCGACGTCACTGAACTTCTTCGCAATCCGTAACGTTGAACACACAATCCTCGGTATCGCGGTTGAACCGGAGCAGTATCAGGCGCTGAACCCGTTCTGGATCATCATTGGTAGCCCGATTCTGGCGGCCATCTATAACAAGATGGGTGATACGCTGCCGATGCCGACCAAATTCGCTATCGGTATGGTTCTGTGCTCTGGCGCGTTCCTCGTTCTGCCGCTGGGCGCGAAATTCGCTACAGATGCAGGCATTGTGTCTGTTAACTGGCTCATCCTCAGCTACGGTCTGCAAAGTATCGGTGAGCTGATGATCTCCGGTCTGGGTCTGGCAATGGTTGCCCAACTGGTTCCGCAGCGTCTGATGGGCTTCATCATGGGTAGCTGGTTCCTGACTACGGCGGGCGCCAACCTGATTGGTGGCTACGTGGCTGGCATGATGGCGGTGCCGGAAAACGTTACTGACCCGCTGATGTCTCTGGAAGTTTACGGTCGCGTATTCCTGCAAATCGGTGTCGCCACTGCGGTTATCGCCGCGCTGATGCTCATCACCGCGCCGAAACTGAATCGCATGACTCAGGATGATGAAGAAAACGCGAAGGCCGCCAAAACCGCTACCGCGTAA
- the gstA gene encoding glutathione transferase GstA, with amino-acid sequence MKLFYKPGACSLASHITLRESGIDFTLDGVDLAKKRLENGDDYFAVNPKGQVPALLLDDGTLLTEGVAIMQYLADSVPDRQLLAPTGTISRYKTLEWLNYIATELHKGFTPLFRPDTPEEYKPIVRTQLEKKLHYVNDALQEGQCLCGQRFTIADAYLFTVLRWAKAVKLNMEGLSHIDVYMARVAERPCVAAALKAEGLN; translated from the coding sequence ATGAAACTGTTCTACAAACCGGGCGCCTGTTCTCTTGCTTCTCACATCACCCTGCGGGAAAGCGGTATTGACTTCACGCTGGATGGCGTTGATCTGGCGAAAAAGCGTCTGGAAAACGGCGATGATTATTTCGCGGTAAACCCAAAAGGACAGGTTCCGGCTCTGCTGCTGGACGATGGCACCTTACTGACCGAAGGCGTTGCGATTATGCAATATCTGGCAGATAGCGTGCCCGATCGTCAGCTGTTGGCACCGACAGGCACCATCTCCCGCTACAAAACGCTGGAATGGCTCAACTATATTGCCACGGAGCTGCACAAAGGTTTTACGCCACTCTTCCGCCCGGATACGCCAGAGGAATATAAACCGATTGTCCGTACGCAGCTGGAGAAAAAATTGCACTACGTGAATGATGCGCTCCAGGAAGGCCAGTGTCTTTGCGGCCAGCGTTTCACGATCGCAGATGCCTACCTTTTTACCGTGTTGCGTTGGGCGAAAGCGGTGAAGCTGAATATGGAAGGATTAAGCCATATCGACGTTTATATGGCGCGGGTCGCTGAACGCCCCTGCGTGGCGGCGGCGCTGAAGGCGGAAGGTTTGAACTAA
- the pdxY gene encoding pyridoxal kinase PdxY: protein MKNILAIQSHVVFGHAGNSAAEFPMRRLGANVWPLNTVQFSNHTQYGKWTGCVMPPEHLTEIVQGIADIDKLQTCDAVLSGYLGSAEQGEHILGIVRKVKVANPQAKYFCDPVMGHPEKGCIVAPGVAEFHVRHALPASDIIAPNLVELEILCEHAVNNVNEAVLAARELIAEGPQVVLVKHLARAGYSPDRFEMLLVTADEAWHISRPLVDFGMRQPVGVGDVTSGLLLVKLLQGATLQQALEHVTAAVYEIMIATKNMQEYELQVVAAQDRIAKPEHYFSATQL from the coding sequence ATGAAGAATATCCTCGCCATCCAGTCGCATGTTGTGTTCGGCCATGCGGGCAACAGTGCTGCTGAATTTCCGATGCGCCGTCTTGGCGCGAATGTCTGGCCGCTCAACACCGTTCAGTTTTCTAACCACACGCAATATGGCAAATGGACAGGATGTGTTATGCCGCCCGAACATTTGACTGAAATTGTTCAGGGTATTGCGGATATTGATAAACTTCAGACGTGCGATGCGGTTCTTAGCGGCTATCTGGGTTCCGCAGAGCAGGGTGAGCATATTCTGGGGATTGTTCGTAAAGTAAAAGTGGCGAATCCACAGGCGAAATATTTCTGCGATCCGGTCATGGGGCATCCTGAAAAAGGGTGCATCGTGGCGCCTGGCGTCGCTGAGTTCCACGTTCGCCATGCGCTCCCGGCCAGCGACATTATCGCGCCCAATCTGGTGGAGCTGGAAATTCTCTGTGAACATGCGGTCAATAATGTTAATGAAGCCGTACTGGCTGCCAGGGAACTGATCGCTGAAGGGCCGCAAGTCGTGCTGGTTAAACATCTCGCCCGGGCGGGATACAGCCCCGACCGCTTTGAGATGTTGCTGGTGACGGCGGATGAAGCCTGGCATATTAGCCGTCCGCTTGTTGATTTCGGGATGCGTCAGCCGGTGGGTGTCGGGGATGTGACCAGCGGTTTGTTGCTGGTAAAACTGTTGCAGGGCGCAACGTTGCAGCAAGCGCTTGAACACGTTACTGCGGCGGTATATGAAATTATGATCGCCACGAAAAATATGCAGGAATACGAGTTGCAGGTGGTGGCCGCGCAGGATCGCATTGCTAAACCTGAACACTATTTCAGCGCGACGCAGCTGTGA
- the tyrS gene encoding tyrosine--tRNA ligase has protein sequence MASSNLIKQLQERGLVAQVTDEEALAERLAQGPIALYCGFDPTADSLHLGHLVPLLCLKRFQQAGHKPVALVGGATGLIGDPSFKAAERKLNTEDTVQEWVDKIRKQVAPFLDFDCGDNSAIAANNYDWFGGMNVLTFLRDIGKHFSVNQMINKEAVKQRLNRDDQGISFTEFSYNLLQGYDFACLNKLHGVTLQIGGSDQWGNITSGIDLTRRLHQNQVFGLTVPLITKADGTKFGKTEGGAVWLDPKKTSPYKFYQFWINTADADVYRFLKFFTFMDIAEINALEEEDKNSGKAPRAQYVLAEQVTRLVHGEEGLVAAKRITESLFNGNLSDLSEADFEQLAQDGVPMIEMEKGADLMQALVDSELQPSRGQARKTIASNAVTINGEKQSDPEYFFQDSDILFGRYTLLRRGKKNYCLICWK, from the coding sequence ATGGCAAGCAGTAACTTGATTAAACAATTGCAAGAGCGGGGGCTGGTGGCCCAGGTAACGGACGAGGAAGCGTTAGCAGAGCGACTGGCGCAAGGCCCGATCGCGCTCTATTGCGGCTTCGACCCTACCGCTGACAGCTTGCATTTGGGGCATCTTGTTCCATTGTTATGCCTGAAACGCTTCCAGCAGGCAGGTCACAAGCCTGTTGCGCTGGTAGGCGGCGCGACCGGTCTGATTGGCGACCCGAGCTTTAAAGCCGCTGAGCGTAAACTGAACACCGAAGATACTGTGCAGGAGTGGGTGGATAAAATCCGCAAGCAGGTTGCACCGTTCCTCGATTTTGACTGTGGTGACAATTCCGCCATTGCCGCGAATAACTACGACTGGTTTGGCGGCATGAATGTGCTGACCTTCCTGCGCGACATCGGCAAGCACTTCTCCGTCAATCAGATGATCAACAAAGAAGCGGTGAAGCAACGTCTGAACCGTGACGATCAGGGCATCTCCTTTACCGAGTTCTCCTATAACCTGTTGCAGGGTTATGACTTTGCCTGCCTGAATAAACTGCACGGCGTTACGCTGCAAATCGGCGGCTCTGACCAGTGGGGCAACATCACCTCCGGTATTGATCTGACCCGTCGTCTGCATCAGAACCAGGTGTTCGGCCTGACCGTACCGCTGATCACCAAAGCGGATGGCACCAAGTTCGGTAAAACCGAAGGCGGCGCGGTATGGCTGGACCCGAAAAAGACCAGTCCGTACAAGTTCTACCAGTTCTGGATCAACACCGCAGATGCTGACGTGTACCGCTTCCTGAAATTCTTCACCTTCATGGACATTGCCGAGATCAATGCGCTGGAAGAAGAAGATAAGAACAGCGGTAAAGCGCCGCGTGCCCAGTATGTGCTGGCAGAGCAGGTCACGCGCCTGGTGCATGGCGAAGAAGGTCTGGTTGCGGCGAAACGTATCACTGAAAGCCTGTTCAACGGTAATCTGAGCGATCTCAGCGAGGCCGATTTCGAACAACTGGCTCAGGATGGCGTGCCGATGATCGAGATGGAAAAAGGCGCCGATCTGATGCAGGCGCTGGTGGATTCCGAACTGCAACCGTCTCGTGGTCAGGCACGTAAAACCATCGCCTCTAATGCGGTGACCATCAACGGTGAAAAACAGTCAGACCCGGAATATTTCTTCCAGGACAGCGACATTTTATTCGGGCGCTACACGCTGTTGCGCCGCGGTAAAAAGAATTACTGTCTGATTTGCTGGAAATAA
- the pdxH gene encoding pyridoxamine 5'-phosphate oxidase → MSDNDELQQIAHLRREYTRGGLRRNDLPAEPLTLFERWLGQACDARLADPTAMVVATVDENGQPYQRIVLLKHYDEKGMVFYTNLGSRKAHHLENNPRISLLFPWHMLERQVMVTGKAERLSTLEVVKYFHSRPRDSQIGAWVSKQSSRISARGILESKFLELKQKFQQGEVPLPSFWGGFRVNIEQMEFWQGGEHRLHDRFLYQRENNAWKIDRLAP, encoded by the coding sequence ATGTCTGATAACGACGAATTGCAGCAAATCGCGCATCTGCGCCGTGAATACACCAGAGGCGGCCTGCGTCGCAACGATCTTCCCGCTGAACCGTTAACCCTTTTCGAACGCTGGCTGGGTCAGGCATGTGATGCCAGACTGGCGGACCCGACCGCGATGGTGGTCGCCACCGTCGATGAAAACGGTCAGCCTTATCAACGCATTGTGCTGCTTAAACATTACGATGAAAAAGGGATGGTGTTTTACACCAACCTGGGCAGCCGTAAGGCGCATCACCTCGAAAATAATCCGCGCATCAGTCTGTTGTTCCCGTGGCATATGCTGGAACGGCAGGTGATGGTGACTGGCAAAGCGGAACGCCTTTCCACGCTTGAAGTGGTGAAATACTTCCACAGCCGCCCGCGCGACAGCCAGATTGGCGCCTGGGTGTCTAAACAATCCAGCCGAATCTCTGCGCGCGGCATTCTGGAAAGCAAGTTCCTTGAGCTGAAGCAGAAGTTCCAGCAAGGGGAAGTCCCGTTGCCCAGCTTCTGGGGCGGATTCCGCGTCAATATTGAACAGATGGAGTTCTGGCAGGGTGGCGAACACCGTTTACACGACCGCTTTTTATACCAGCGCGAAAACAACGCGTGGAAAATTGACCGGCTTGCTCCTTAA
- the mliC gene encoding C-type lysozyme inhibitor: MSMKKLLIVCLPVLLSGCSVYNQLLERMQTDTLEYQCDEKPLTVKMNNTRQEVNFVYDNKLLNLKQGMSASGARYTDGIYVFWSKGDGATVYKRDRIVLNNCQLQNPKR; encoded by the coding sequence ATGTCTATGAAAAAACTGCTCATTGTATGTCTGCCTGTGCTCCTGAGCGGTTGTAGCGTCTACAACCAATTGCTTGAGCGTATGCAAACGGACACGCTGGAATATCAGTGTGATGAAAAACCGCTTACCGTAAAAATGAACAATACCCGGCAAGAGGTGAATTTTGTTTACGACAATAAACTGCTGAACCTCAAACAGGGCATGTCTGCGTCGGGAGCACGTTACACGGACGGCATCTACGTCTTTTGGTCAAAAGGCGATGGCGCAACGGTCTATAAACGCGACAGAATTGTGCTGAATAACTGCCAGTTACAAAACCCGAAGCGTTGA